A DNA window from Ficedula albicollis isolate OC2 chromosome 1, FicAlb1.5, whole genome shotgun sequence contains the following coding sequences:
- the DNAJC3 gene encoding dnaJ homolog subfamily C member 3, whose product MVSPAASAGRLGSALPFLLVLLDLQYQGAECGINAEVEKQLEMGKKLLAAGQLADALSHFHAAIEGDSENYIAYYRRATVYLAMGKSKAAIRDLSKVVELKQDFTSARLQRGHLLLKQGKFDEAEDDFKNVLKSNPSNNEEKEAQTQLTKSDELQRLHSQALSAYQQEDYEAAISLLDEILAVCVWDAELRELRAECYIKEGEPSKAISDLKAAAKLKNDNTEAFYKISRIYYQLGDHELSLSEVRECLKLDQDHKQCFSLYKQVKKLNKQIESAEEFIREGRYEDAISKYESVMKTEPEVPIYSTRAKERICHCLSKNQQATEAIKLCTEVLQLEPTNVNALKDRAEAYLLEDMYEEAIKDYETAQANSENDQQIREGLERAQRMLKQSQKRDYYKILGVKRNARKQEIIKAYRKLASQWHPDNFQSEEEKKKAEKKFIDIAAAKEVLTDPEMRRKFDAGEDPLDAESQQGGNNPFHRSWNTWQGFNPFGSGGGPFTFKFHFS is encoded by the exons gAGCTGAATGTGGAATAAATGCAGAAGTAGAAAAACAGCTTGAAATGGGGAAGAAATTATTGGCTGCTGGACAGCTGGCAGATGCTTTGTCTCACTTTCATGCGGCTATAG AGGGAGACTCTGAGAACTACATTGCTTATTACAGAAGAGCCACAGTGTACTTAGCTATGGGCAAATCTAAAGCAGCAATTCGCGATTTAAGTAAAGTGGTTGAATTAAAGCAGGACTTCACATCC GCAAGATTACAGAGAGGACACTTACTGCTTAAGCAAGGAAAATTCGATGAAGCAGAGGATGACTTCAAAAACGTG CTCAAATCCAATCCTAGCaataatgaggaaaaagaagCCCAGACTCAGCTGACAAAATCTGATGAGCTGCAGCGCCTACATTCACAAGCATTATCTGCCTACCAGCAAGAGGATTACGAAGCTGCTATTTCTCTTCTTGATGAAATCTTGGCA GTTTGTGTTTGGGATGCAGAGCTACGGGAACTTCGAGCAGAGTGTTACATAAAGGAAGGGGAACCAAGCAAAGCTATTAGTGACTTGAAAGCTGCTGCCAAATTAAAGAATGATAATACTGAAGCCTTCTATAAAATCAGCAGAATATATTATCAGCTGGGGGACCATGAATTATCTCTCAG TGAGGTCCGGGAGTGTCTGAAACTGGACCAAGACCATAAGCAATGCTTCTCTCTCTATAAGCAAGTAAAGAAACTCAATAAGCAGATTGAGTCAGCAGAGGAATTCATCAGAGAAGGCAG GTATGAAGATGCTATCAGTAAATATGAATCTGTAATGAAAACTGAGCCAGAAGTCCCAATTTATTCTACTCGTGCCAAAGAAAGGATCTGTCACTGCTTATCAAAG AATCAGCAGGCTACAGAAGCCATCAAACTTTGTACAGAAGTTCTGCAGCTAGAACCAACTAACGTGAATGCCCTGAAAGACAGAGCAGAAGCTTATTTGCTAGAAGACATGTATGAAGAAG caattaaagaCTATGAGACTGCTCAAGCCAATAGTGAAAATGACCAGCAGATTCGGGAAGGGCTGGAACGTGCCCAGAGAATGCTGAAGCAATCACAGAAGAGGGATTATTATAAAATCCTGGGAGTAAAAAG AAATGCTCGAAAGCAAGAAATCATAAAAGCTTACAGAAAGCTGGCATCCCAGTGGCATCCTGATAACTTCCAgagtgaggaagaaaagaagaaagcagagaagaaattcaTCGATATTGCAGCTGCTAAAGAAGTCCTCACTGACCCAG AAATGAGGCGGAAGTTTGATGCGGGAGAGGACCCACTGGATGCAGAAAGTCAGCAAGGTGGCAACAACCCTTTCCACAGGAGCTGGAACACATGGCAAGGATTCAACCCCTTTGGTTCTGGAGGAGGACCATTTACATTCAAATTTCACTTCAGTTAG